A stretch of Paenibacillus mucilaginosus 3016 DNA encodes these proteins:
- a CDS encoding carbohydrate ABC transporter permease: protein MTETWGEKLFKPLNYIFLAAASLSMVLPLIHLLAVSLSSPYAADAKQVLLLPVDFTLASWDYILNKDDLWRAFWVTVMITAVGTAMSMLFTVLTAYPLAQRAFLLRKAVMLGIVITMIFNAPLIPFFLTVKALGLLNSFWAYIIPGLIGTFNMIIIRTFLMELPPELDDSARMDGCNDLRILFQIYLPLSKPVLATVSLFYAVGYWNTFQRAVLFIRNPDLWPLQMKLREYLMSNEELITTSQMVGTFDYNAATLHAATIIFAAVPILLVYPYLQKYFIKGALIGSIKG from the coding sequence ATGACAGAGACTTGGGGAGAAAAGCTGTTCAAGCCGCTCAATTACATTTTCCTCGCGGCAGCCTCACTGTCGATGGTGCTGCCGCTGATTCACCTGCTGGCGGTATCGCTCAGTTCGCCTTATGCCGCCGATGCGAAGCAGGTGCTCCTGCTGCCTGTGGATTTTACTCTGGCCTCGTGGGACTACATCCTGAACAAGGATGACCTGTGGCGGGCGTTCTGGGTCACCGTGATGATCACGGCCGTGGGCACGGCAATGAGCATGCTCTTCACGGTGTTAACCGCCTATCCGCTGGCCCAGCGGGCGTTCCTTCTCCGCAAGGCGGTCATGCTGGGCATTGTGATCACGATGATTTTCAACGCGCCGCTCATCCCGTTCTTCCTTACCGTGAAGGCGCTCGGGCTGCTGAATTCGTTCTGGGCTTACATTATTCCGGGTCTCATCGGGACCTTCAACATGATTATCATCCGTACCTTCCTTATGGAGCTGCCGCCTGAGCTCGACGATTCGGCCCGCATGGACGGCTGCAACGACCTGCGGATCCTCTTCCAGATCTACCTGCCGCTGTCGAAGCCGGTGCTCGCCACGGTCAGCTTGTTCTATGCCGTCGGCTACTGGAACACGTTCCAGCGGGCGGTGCTCTTCATCCGCAACCCGGACCTGTGGCCGCTGCAGATGAAGCTGCGGGAGTATCTCATGAGCAACGAAGAGCTAATCACGACGAGCCAGATGGTCGGCACGTTCGACTACAACGCGGCGACGCTGCATGCGGCGACGATCATTTTTGCAGCGGTACCGATCCTGCTCGTGTATCCTTATCTGCAGAAGTACTTCATTAAGGGAGCGCTGATCGGGTCGATCAAAGGATGA
- a CDS encoding helix-turn-helix domain-containing protein yields MSRFQEWLKGNWRNTQARLVLIMTLSVSLIIFTVGLASYYTSKSVLQSELSEPQHLKLRIGMSYIDKQVDEANRLAVKISLHPAVREFLTTTEQGAYGPTTQLYGVLDALFLSSPYLNSIHIYDKERQSFIGYPDGYSSRSETFPDHTWVKQAETMGSRPMMIASRKLPEGTSHAGRDQVTLYRTIKIAGQNEGLIAVNFNPNALFSQMTGSEVSSLKSPQFIFDSAGKLVFAAGAEDFGVDTGTVLGALQALGGDQFGELAYAGGRLLLSHTRSELTQWEFVSLVSQDELLAKTEKIRDVVLLVAAGALLLGAWTIVHINSVAFLPVRRMRSMLHAYKKDGVSPDLNDLEQVTGRLLSDHDKLSQLIRQTLPEAASKFVKEALAGQIRSSKEWKHKWTCYFRDWDEGPLTLAVLSIDRYGEWVRRYPDHDHLLLKYALANITEELFAAKWRTVCLDLGHDRMALLLQPREAETEGPEQGLREAEETIRRLLSFSISAGISRPCPDAGALQRAMQEAETALAYRLYLGCGRVIPWDDTLQQGGGAVTLPSETLIGGLADAVEAGAADHALCLWERIRRELEEARTPPAAALSYVNALRHRLNGISRVKEQGGGAEAREAPYGETMPLAEIGEAMALEIRELAESFARTARSKEYLQVQGMIEYMRQHLGDNVGVQDIAAAAGISISLASQLFKQETGETIHDYLTALRVERAGELLLQTPSKIADIASMVGYQHENSFIRVFRKYKDITPGKYRELMKAKAAPAAE; encoded by the coding sequence ATGTCCAGATTCCAGGAGTGGCTCAAGGGCAATTGGCGCAATACCCAAGCCCGGCTGGTACTGATTATGACGCTTTCGGTTTCTTTGATCATCTTTACGGTGGGACTCGCTTCCTACTATACCTCGAAGTCCGTGCTGCAGAGCGAGCTCAGCGAGCCCCAGCATCTCAAGCTTCGCATTGGGATGAGCTATATCGACAAGCAGGTGGACGAGGCGAACCGGCTCGCGGTCAAGATCTCCCTGCACCCGGCGGTGCGGGAATTCCTCACCACAACCGAGCAGGGGGCTTACGGTCCGACGACGCAGCTCTATGGGGTGCTCGATGCCCTGTTCCTGAGTTCCCCTTACCTTAACAGCATCCATATATATGACAAGGAGCGGCAGAGCTTCATCGGTTATCCCGACGGTTACAGCTCGCGTTCCGAAACATTTCCGGATCACACCTGGGTGAAGCAGGCCGAAACGATGGGCAGCCGCCCGATGATGATCGCCAGCCGCAAGCTTCCGGAGGGCACCAGCCATGCCGGCCGCGACCAGGTGACCCTGTACCGCACGATCAAGATCGCGGGACAGAACGAAGGTCTGATCGCGGTGAACTTCAACCCGAATGCGCTGTTCTCCCAGATGACAGGCAGTGAGGTATCGAGCCTGAAGAGTCCGCAGTTCATCTTCGATTCCGCAGGGAAGCTCGTTTTTGCTGCAGGAGCTGAGGATTTCGGCGTGGATACGGGTACGGTGCTCGGCGCGCTGCAGGCTCTCGGTGGAGATCAGTTCGGCGAGCTGGCTTATGCGGGAGGCAGGCTGCTCCTGTCGCACACCCGTTCCGAGCTGACGCAATGGGAATTCGTCTCCCTCGTCTCCCAGGACGAGCTGCTCGCGAAGACGGAGAAAATCCGCGACGTCGTCCTTCTGGTGGCGGCCGGTGCGCTGCTGCTCGGTGCCTGGACGATCGTCCACATCAATTCCGTTGCCTTCCTGCCCGTGCGGCGCATGCGCTCCATGCTGCATGCCTACAAGAAGGACGGCGTATCGCCGGACCTGAACGATCTGGAGCAGGTAACCGGCCGGCTGCTCAGCGACCACGACAAGCTGTCGCAGCTGATCCGGCAGACGCTGCCGGAGGCGGCCTCCAAGTTCGTGAAGGAGGCGCTGGCCGGGCAGATCCGCTCCTCCAAGGAGTGGAAGCACAAGTGGACGTGCTATTTCCGGGATTGGGATGAGGGGCCGCTGACCTTGGCCGTGCTGTCCATCGACCGGTACGGGGAGTGGGTACGCCGTTACCCCGATCACGATCACCTGCTGCTGAAGTACGCGCTCGCCAATATTACGGAGGAGCTGTTCGCGGCGAAGTGGCGGACCGTATGCCTGGATCTCGGCCATGACCGGATGGCGCTGCTGCTTCAGCCGCGGGAAGCGGAGACGGAGGGGCCGGAGCAGGGGCTGCGGGAGGCGGAGGAGACGATCCGGCGCCTGCTGAGCTTCAGCATCTCGGCGGGCATCAGCCGGCCGTGCCCGGATGCGGGAGCGCTGCAGAGGGCTATGCAGGAGGCGGAGACGGCGCTGGCTTACCGGCTGTACCTGGGCTGCGGCCGTGTCATCCCATGGGATGACACGCTTCAACAGGGAGGCGGGGCGGTCACGCTTCCGTCCGAAACACTGATCGGCGGCCTCGCGGACGCCGTGGAAGCCGGGGCGGCGGACCATGCGCTGTGCCTATGGGAGCGGATCCGGCGGGAGCTGGAAGAAGCCCGGACTCCGCCGGCTGCCGCTCTGTCCTACGTGAATGCTCTGAGGCACAGGCTGAACGGCATCTCCCGCGTGAAGGAGCAGGGCGGCGGGGCGGAAGCCCGGGAAGCCCCGTACGGGGAGACGATGCCTCTCGCCGAGATCGGCGAAGCTATGGCGCTGGAGATCCGGGAGCTCGCGGAGAGCTTTGCCCGCACGGCCCGCAGCAAGGAGTATCTGCAGGTCCAGGGCATGATCGAGTACATGAGGCAGCATCTCGGCGACAACGTCGGCGTACAGGACATTGCGGCGGCGGCCGGCATCTCGATCTCTCTGGCCTCCCAGCTCTTCAAGCAGGAAACCGGCGAGACGATCCACGATTACCTGACGGCGCTGCGGGTGGAGCGGGCCGGGGAGCTGCTGCTGCAGACGCCGAGCAAGATTGCGGATATCGCCTCGATGGTCGGCTACCAGCATGAGAACAGCTTCATCCGGGTCTTCCGCAAGTATAAGGACATTACGCCGGGCAAATACCGGGAGCTGATGAAAGCCAAAGCGGCGCCGGCAGCCGAATAG
- a CDS encoding ABC transporter permease — protein MAKYWQNAKKHWMLYLMILPGIAYYIVFKYVPVAGSIIAFQKYQIMRGIWDSPWVGLDNFKFIFAYPDFYNVLRNTLLLAMYHLVFGFPAPILLALLFNEVRLALAKKLFQSLFYLPHFLSWVVVGGIVFELLSAQGIANMIRGWFGLSPILFMQEESMFRSIVVISGIWKEVGWGTIIYLAALAGINPHLYEAAVVDGANKWKQTIYITLPSLMPTILVLFLLRIGNFLELGFDQVFNLLTPMTYSVGDIIETYVYRAGVLQAQYSVTTAIGLFQSVIGFLLLWIFNRLARKSEQGLW, from the coding sequence TTGGCCAAGTATTGGCAGAATGCCAAGAAGCATTGGATGCTCTATCTCATGATCCTCCCGGGCATAGCCTACTATATCGTATTCAAATACGTGCCCGTGGCGGGAAGCATCATCGCATTCCAGAAGTACCAGATCATGCGGGGGATCTGGGACAGCCCCTGGGTGGGGCTGGATAACTTCAAGTTCATTTTCGCATACCCGGATTTCTACAATGTCCTGCGCAATACGCTGCTCCTGGCGATGTACCATCTGGTGTTCGGGTTCCCGGCGCCGATCCTGCTCGCGCTTCTCTTCAACGAAGTGCGGCTGGCGCTGGCGAAGAAGCTCTTCCAGAGCCTGTTCTACCTCCCTCACTTCCTGTCGTGGGTGGTGGTCGGCGGCATTGTCTTCGAGCTGCTGTCCGCCCAGGGGATCGCGAATATGATCCGGGGCTGGTTCGGGCTCTCCCCGATCCTGTTCATGCAGGAGGAGTCGATGTTCCGCTCGATCGTCGTCATCTCAGGGATCTGGAAGGAAGTCGGCTGGGGAACGATCATCTACCTGGCGGCACTGGCCGGCATCAACCCGCATCTCTATGAGGCGGCGGTCGTCGACGGGGCGAACAAGTGGAAGCAGACGATCTACATCACGCTGCCGTCGCTGATGCCCACGATTCTCGTGCTGTTCCTGCTGCGGATCGGCAACTTCCTCGAGCTCGGCTTCGATCAGGTGTTCAACCTGCTCACGCCGATGACCTATTCGGTCGGGGACATCATCGAGACGTATGTGTACCGGGCCGGGGTGCTGCAGGCGCAGTACAGCGTTACAACGGCGATCGGCTTGTTCCAATCCGTCATTGGGTTCCTCTTATTGTGGATCTTTAACAGATTAGCGAGAAAATCGGAACAGGGGTTGTGGTGA
- a CDS encoding glycosyl hydrolase family 95 catalytic domain-containing protein, whose product MRRIGIWSGWTQELRCRTIRSGRPWALKGAEAPAAEARADGPQQEVEDMKGWQEEAAGGVKGWQEAGAGGVAGSQKETAGGVKGSQQAGAGKGDGAPSYGGRNRRRLVLRRPASWWGQLWREALPSGNGLIGAAVHGAIGSETVLLTHAELWTGGTKQELPEVSGTLAEIRRLMDEGAYREANGLLEGRLREAGYEPVRETPLPLADLKVVRTAQAGFRRYRRELDLETGEVSVRWEEGAAAYERKLFVSRSDDLIVYELGSRGGCVDVALLLQPHEKGTASRPDMPSYVSESLEITAADGFLRYAARNDDGRDFGAVLRAVPAGGRLGEDQGRLSVTGADKVLILVKVFAGGDRSQEWTRLEAELREVAWTYSELLDRHTALHGPLMRSADVHLGGAGEEASCTYTDELLQEAYEGGLSPALAELMWAYGRYLFISGTRPGGLPFGLYGLWCGDYKAVWSHFMANENVQMMYWHAAAGGLSELILPMLDYYESRLEIFRDNARKLYGCRGIFIPAGTTPGMAEPFQTVPVIMHWTGAAGWLARHFYEYYRFTGDLEFLRRRALPFMKEAALFYEDFLVEGEDGRLVSYPSVSPENTPGNYISEEGVFGAMAHAMPTAVNALLDFAILKELLTDLLEAVELTGEGEPEAVRRWSVLLERIPAYEVNGDGAVREWLHPDFTDRYRHRHISHIYPVFPAYEVSRDSDPALFEAFAEAVRRRQVVGIGDQTAWSWAHLSNIYARMEEGEPALECLAMLARSCLQDNLYTVHNDWRHMGVSLSYGRAPVQMDANLGWVSAVQEMLLLAAPGRVKLLPALPASWAQGSVRDLRFETGRVSFAWNLQRGQLEGEVTAGRQTNLLLTLPPGFRLTAVEAEGSDWAAGCTGPSFPVRLSAGRTLKFTAEAERGRMVPDEGM is encoded by the coding sequence ATGAGAAGAATCGGCATATGGAGCGGCTGGACGCAGGAACTCCGGTGCAGGACGATCCGCAGCGGCAGACCCTGGGCCTTAAAGGGGGCGGAGGCTCCGGCAGCGGAAGCGAGGGCTGACGGGCCGCAGCAGGAGGTGGAAGACATGAAGGGATGGCAGGAGGAGGCGGCCGGCGGCGTGAAGGGATGGCAGGAAGCGGGAGCCGGCGGCGTGGCGGGATCGCAGAAGGAGACAGCCGGCGGTGTGAAGGGTTCGCAGCAGGCGGGTGCCGGCAAGGGGGACGGCGCACCGTCCTACGGCGGCCGGAACCGGCGCAGGCTGGTCCTTCGCCGGCCGGCGTCGTGGTGGGGCCAGCTGTGGCGGGAGGCGCTGCCGTCGGGCAACGGCCTGATCGGTGCCGCCGTACATGGAGCCATCGGCAGCGAAACGGTGCTCCTGACCCACGCGGAGCTGTGGACCGGAGGCACGAAGCAGGAGCTGCCGGAGGTCAGCGGGACGCTGGCCGAGATCCGGCGCCTGATGGACGAGGGCGCCTACCGCGAAGCGAACGGGCTGCTGGAAGGCCGGCTCCGCGAAGCCGGATACGAGCCGGTCCGCGAGACGCCGCTGCCGCTGGCGGACCTGAAGGTGGTGCGTACGGCGCAGGCCGGCTTCCGCCGTTACCGCCGGGAGCTGGACCTGGAGACGGGGGAAGTCTCCGTCCGCTGGGAGGAGGGAGCGGCGGCGTACGAACGGAAGCTCTTCGTCTCCCGCAGCGACGATCTCATCGTCTATGAGCTTGGGTCCCGCGGAGGGTGCGTGGATGTGGCCCTTCTCCTGCAGCCGCATGAGAAGGGGACGGCCAGCCGTCCGGACATGCCCTCCTATGTGTCCGAGTCGCTGGAGATCACGGCGGCGGACGGCTTCCTCCGGTATGCCGCCCGCAACGATGACGGCCGGGATTTCGGCGCGGTGCTGCGGGCGGTGCCTGCCGGAGGGCGTCTCGGCGAGGATCAGGGCCGTCTGTCCGTTACCGGCGCCGACAAGGTGCTGATCCTGGTGAAGGTGTTTGCCGGAGGCGACCGCTCGCAGGAGTGGACGCGGCTGGAAGCGGAGCTCCGCGAAGTCGCGTGGACGTACAGCGAGCTGCTGGACCGCCATACGGCGCTGCATGGGCCGTTGATGCGCTCCGCGGACGTGCACCTGGGCGGTGCCGGTGAGGAGGCGTCCTGCACGTACACGGATGAGCTGCTCCAGGAGGCGTATGAAGGCGGTTTGAGCCCCGCTCTGGCGGAGCTGATGTGGGCATACGGGCGCTACCTGTTCATCTCGGGGACCCGTCCGGGCGGGCTTCCTTTTGGCCTGTACGGCCTGTGGTGCGGCGATTACAAGGCGGTCTGGAGCCATTTCATGGCCAATGAGAATGTGCAGATGATGTACTGGCACGCGGCGGCCGGCGGCTTGTCCGAGCTGATCCTGCCCATGCTGGACTATTACGAGTCCCGCCTGGAGATCTTCCGGGACAATGCGAGGAAGCTGTACGGCTGCCGGGGAATTTTCATCCCTGCAGGGACGACGCCCGGCATGGCCGAGCCCTTCCAGACCGTGCCGGTGATTATGCACTGGACGGGGGCGGCGGGATGGCTGGCCCGCCACTTTTATGAATACTACCGGTTCACCGGGGACCTGGAATTCCTTCGCAGGCGGGCGTTACCTTTCATGAAGGAAGCGGCATTGTTCTATGAGGACTTCCTGGTGGAGGGGGAGGACGGCAGGCTCGTCTCGTATCCGTCCGTGTCGCCGGAGAACACACCGGGCAATTATATCTCCGAAGAAGGCGTCTTCGGAGCGATGGCCCATGCCATGCCGACGGCGGTCAATGCGCTGCTTGACTTCGCGATCCTGAAGGAGCTGCTCACGGATCTTCTGGAGGCCGTGGAGCTCACAGGGGAAGGGGAGCCGGAAGCGGTCCGGCGGTGGAGCGTTCTGCTGGAGCGGATTCCCGCCTATGAGGTCAACGGGGATGGTGCCGTCCGCGAGTGGCTTCATCCCGATTTTACGGACCGCTACCGGCACCGGCATATCTCACACATCTACCCGGTGTTTCCGGCTTACGAAGTCTCGCGGGACAGCGACCCGGCGCTCTTCGAAGCCTTCGCCGAGGCGGTGCGCAGGCGGCAGGTCGTCGGGATCGGCGACCAGACCGCCTGGTCGTGGGCCCATCTCTCCAATATTTATGCCCGTATGGAAGAAGGGGAGCCGGCGCTGGAGTGTCTGGCCATGCTCGCGCGCTCGTGCCTGCAGGATAACCTCTATACCGTACATAACGACTGGCGGCATATGGGGGTAAGCTTGTCCTACGGCCGGGCGCCGGTCCAGATGGACGCGAACCTCGGCTGGGTCTCCGCCGTGCAGGAGATGCTGCTCCTGGCTGCGCCGGGCCGTGTGAAGCTGCTGCCTGCTCTGCCCGCTTCCTGGGCGCAGGGGAGTGTCCGGGATCTGCGCTTCGAGACCGGCCGCGTCAGCTTCGCCTGGAACCTGCAGCGCGGGCAGCTCGAAGGGGAGGTGACGGCAGGACGCCAGACGAACCTGCTGCTGACACTGCCTCCGGGGTTCCGCCTGACTGCGGTGGAAGCGGAGGGAAGTGATTGGGCCGCCGGCTGCACCGGGCCTTCCTTCCCGGTCCGCTTGAGCGCGGGCCGTACGCTGAAGTTTACCGCCGAAGCGGAGCGGGGGCGGATGGTCCCGGACGAGGGAATGTGA
- a CDS encoding Ig-like domain-containing protein — translation MRKRQGPKRLLAALLVPSLLLGSIPPSAAAEGTLPAFPGAEGGGMYTTGGRGGAVYEVTNLNDSGPGSLRDAVSQGNRTIVFRVSGNINLKSKLIIRSSNLTFAGQTAPGDGISINHYPVIVDADNIIFRYLRFRPGDVVLAEEDAMSIRKHANIIIDHCSFTWAIDEVLSPYENRNVTVQWSIAGEALHMSRHQKGRHGFGGLWGAGNSTYHHNLLIHNASRNARYKGTLTESKTLDFRNNVIYNWNYQTSYGGDHADVNMINNYYKYGPDTNISERTNLYELTGANGKVYVNGNYVDSFPDVTADNWLGVDLDAGKERVTEPIPAYPVTTHSAEEAYRLVLEQAGAVLPKRDSVDARLTADVRDRTGRQINSQAEVGGWPELKSAPAPADADHDGMPDAWETAEGLNPADAADRNGTQTPGGYTHLERYLNSIVWKGDRSPVVRLTSPEINRLADAGGSMTLKADAVDPDGTVAKVQFYANDVLLGEDTYAPYSFEWKNLKDGSYFLRAKAVDRKGYATDSSTVPVHVNTRGSIYPWISKDIGEPGIRGHVSVSGDSITVKGAGNWRENDSFHTAYRKLRGSGEIVARIDTLTNTTPHNRAGVIIRESLEPLAREAMMALSVRGEAYVGVFYHRGEAGQPLAETPPIVALRTPYYVKLAKTGDTVEGYISQNGTDWRLVSTASFPGMNEVYIGLAAEAAEENNLIDNYNASVFRQVGLLGLPEIRPDQQSGTVAASVYGSGTVTSAVYRLSGSVSEPASVSVNGRAAKVDASLRFTADVTLYPGPNRFTLRAVDTDGNPAEPKVLILTWDPRTASVRVEEGTVDAAAGTEASGAAPDGGVAEDS, via the coding sequence ATGAGGAAGAGACAAGGACCGAAGAGGCTGCTGGCGGCCCTGCTGGTTCCGTCGCTGCTGCTGGGCTCCATCCCGCCGTCCGCTGCGGCGGAGGGGACGCTTCCCGCTTTCCCCGGCGCGGAAGGCGGAGGAATGTACACGACCGGCGGACGCGGCGGCGCCGTGTATGAGGTCACGAATCTGAACGATTCGGGCCCCGGCTCCCTGAGGGATGCCGTCTCGCAGGGCAACCGCACGATCGTGTTCCGCGTGTCGGGGAACATCAACCTGAAGTCGAAGCTGATCATCCGCAGCTCGAACCTCACCTTCGCCGGGCAGACGGCACCGGGCGACGGGATCTCGATCAACCATTATCCGGTCATTGTCGATGCGGATAACATCATTTTCCGCTACCTGCGGTTCCGTCCCGGTGACGTCGTCCTGGCGGAGGAGGACGCGATGTCGATCCGCAAGCATGCGAACATCATCATCGACCACTGTTCGTTCACATGGGCGATCGACGAGGTGCTCTCGCCTTACGAGAACCGCAACGTCACCGTCCAGTGGTCGATCGCGGGCGAGGCGCTGCATATGTCGAGGCACCAGAAGGGACGCCACGGCTTCGGCGGTCTCTGGGGGGCCGGCAATTCCACGTACCACCACAACCTGCTCATCCACAACGCCAGCCGCAACGCCCGTTACAAGGGCACGCTGACGGAGAGCAAAACGCTCGATTTTCGCAACAACGTCATCTACAACTGGAATTATCAGACGTCCTACGGCGGCGACCATGCCGATGTGAATATGATTAACAATTACTACAAGTACGGTCCGGATACGAATATCTCCGAGCGGACCAACTTGTATGAGCTGACCGGCGCGAACGGCAAGGTCTACGTGAACGGCAACTATGTGGATTCGTTCCCGGACGTCACGGCGGATAACTGGCTCGGGGTGGATCTCGACGCGGGCAAAGAGCGTGTCACGGAGCCGATCCCGGCCTATCCCGTGACTACGCATTCGGCGGAGGAAGCGTACCGTCTGGTGCTCGAGCAGGCCGGCGCGGTGCTGCCGAAGCGGGACAGCGTGGATGCCCGTCTGACGGCCGATGTGCGGGACCGGACCGGCCGGCAGATCAACTCGCAGGCGGAGGTGGGCGGGTGGCCTGAGCTGAAGAGCGCGCCGGCACCTGCAGATGCCGACCACGATGGCATGCCGGACGCCTGGGAAACCGCCGAAGGGCTGAATCCGGCGGATGCCGCGGACCGTAACGGTACGCAGACGCCTGGCGGGTATACGCATCTCGAGAGGTACCTGAACTCCATCGTCTGGAAAGGGGACCGGAGTCCGGTCGTCCGGCTGACCTCGCCGGAGATCAACCGGCTCGCGGATGCCGGCGGCAGCATGACCCTGAAAGCGGATGCGGTGGATCCGGACGGGACGGTAGCCAAGGTGCAGTTTTATGCCAATGACGTGCTTCTTGGCGAGGACACCTACGCACCGTACAGCTTCGAGTGGAAGAACCTGAAGGACGGCAGCTATTTCCTGAGGGCCAAAGCGGTTGACCGCAAGGGCTATGCGACGGACTCCTCCACGGTCCCTGTTCATGTGAACACCAGAGGCTCGATCTACCCCTGGATCTCCAAGGATATCGGGGAGCCGGGAATCCGCGGCCACGTGTCGGTCAGCGGGGACAGCATCACGGTCAAGGGGGCGGGCAACTGGCGGGAGAACGACTCCTTCCACACGGCGTACCGCAAGCTTAGAGGCAGCGGCGAGATCGTGGCCCGGATCGACACGCTGACGAATACGACCCCGCATAACCGGGCGGGCGTCATCATCCGCGAGAGCCTGGAGCCCTTGGCACGGGAGGCCATGATGGCCTTGTCCGTCCGCGGCGAGGCGTATGTCGGGGTGTTCTATCACCGCGGGGAGGCAGGGCAGCCTCTTGCCGAGACACCGCCGATCGTGGCGCTGCGCACGCCGTATTACGTGAAGCTGGCCAAAACCGGCGACACGGTCGAAGGCTACATTTCGCAGAACGGCACGGACTGGAGGCTCGTCTCGACGGCTTCTTTCCCGGGCATGAACGAGGTGTACATCGGTCTGGCGGCGGAAGCTGCTGAAGAAAACAACCTCATCGACAATTACAATGCGTCGGTGTTCCGCCAGGTGGGCCTGCTCGGGCTGCCGGAGATCCGTCCGGACCAGCAGAGCGGCACGGTTGCCGCATCCGTCTATGGATCGGGAACGGTGACCTCCGCGGTGTACCGCCTGTCGGGATCGGTGAGCGAGCCGGCGAGCGTGAGCGTGAACGGGCGGGCGGCGAAGGTCGATGCATCCCTGCGCTTCACGGCGGATGTGACGCTGTATCCGGGGCCGAACCGGTTCACCCTGCGGGCCGTGGACACGGACGGCAACCCGGCCGAACCGAAGGTCCTGATCCTGACGTGGGATCCGCGTACGGCTTCCGTCCGGGTGGAGGAAGGCACCGTTGACGCCGCGGCGGGAACGGAAGCTTCAGGAGCTGCACCGGATGGCGGAGTGGCGGAGGATTCGTAA
- a CDS encoding extracellular solute-binding protein, whose protein sequence is MGMDKSAKQRYGTVARSSLTVVLAAALAAGCSSDKGAEQGAEAGQDGKPVKVRVFKSHLGKGKIPEGSNEHIKYIADRTGVEYQLMTSAPGSDPAETLNVMIASDDLPDILRPIGGVEQTLIQQGGALPLDDLLPKYAPNVWKLIPKEAWDIVRAASPDGKIYFVPKVYTIPERVPMIRKDWLDKLGLPMPQTKEQYFEMMRAMRDKDPNGNGKADELPTTGRELGKWMDHLFGMYGVAMWEGNPEWDVYDGQIQYAGITPNMKAAIAMIRDMYKEKLLDTETFLNKGEVWQAKINNNLVGHWYHLPASLKDKYAAMKKTAPDAYVAGMPLPKVEGFTGFVTQKSMGEVEWMIPTASEKNAPNALKLLDFYYNPENEDFVRFGVEGLQHEVVNGVKKLLPESEDRPIALGMQNFSTKETMQKRIEQTYSADQVKMVMDIFEVGISQARRIAGDGMSSSVYEGFPDIQSHKLFQQYVAKIIIGEWPLEKFDEFVEKWKSSGGDAVTKRVQEWYARVEQYRKQQP, encoded by the coding sequence ATGGGTATGGACAAAAGCGCAAAACAGCGTTACGGCACGGTAGCCCGGTCGAGTCTGACAGTGGTGCTGGCGGCGGCGCTGGCGGCAGGCTGCAGCTCCGACAAGGGAGCCGAGCAGGGGGCGGAGGCAGGCCAGGACGGCAAACCGGTGAAGGTACGCGTGTTCAAGAGCCACCTCGGCAAAGGAAAAATTCCCGAGGGGAGCAACGAGCACATCAAATATATCGCCGACCGGACAGGGGTCGAGTACCAGCTCATGACCTCGGCGCCGGGCTCCGATCCCGCCGAGACGCTCAACGTGATGATCGCCTCCGACGATCTGCCCGATATTCTGCGGCCCATCGGCGGCGTGGAGCAGACGCTGATCCAGCAGGGAGGCGCGCTGCCGCTCGACGACCTGCTCCCGAAATATGCGCCTAACGTGTGGAAGCTGATCCCGAAGGAAGCATGGGACATCGTGCGGGCGGCTTCGCCGGACGGGAAGATTTATTTTGTCCCGAAGGTGTACACGATTCCGGAACGGGTCCCGATGATCCGCAAGGACTGGCTCGATAAGCTCGGCCTCCCGATGCCGCAGACGAAGGAGCAGTACTTCGAGATGATGCGGGCGATGCGCGACAAGGACCCGAACGGCAACGGCAAGGCGGATGAGCTGCCGACGACGGGCCGCGAGCTCGGGAAGTGGATGGACCACCTGTTCGGCATGTACGGCGTCGCGATGTGGGAGGGCAACCCGGAGTGGGACGTCTATGACGGCCAGATCCAGTATGCGGGCATCACGCCGAACATGAAGGCGGCGATCGCCATGATCCGCGACATGTATAAGGAGAAGCTGCTCGACACCGAGACGTTCCTGAACAAGGGGGAAGTATGGCAGGCGAAGATCAACAACAACCTGGTCGGCCACTGGTACCATCTGCCCGCCTCGCTCAAGGATAAATATGCCGCGATGAAAAAGACCGCGCCGGATGCCTACGTAGCCGGCATGCCGCTGCCGAAGGTGGAGGGCTTCACGGGCTTCGTGACCCAGAAATCGATGGGCGAGGTCGAGTGGATGATCCCGACCGCCTCCGAGAAGAATGCGCCGAATGCGCTGAAGCTGCTCGATTTCTACTACAACCCGGAGAATGAAGATTTCGTCCGCTTCGGGGTCGAAGGCCTGCAGCACGAAGTGGTGAACGGGGTGAAGAAGCTGCTGCCGGAGTCGGAGGACCGCCCGATCGCCCTCGGCATGCAGAACTTCAGCACGAAGGAAACGATGCAGAAGCGCATCGAGCAGACGTATTCGGCCGACCAGGTGAAGATGGTCATGGATATTTTTGAGGTCGGCATCTCGCAGGCGCGCCGGATCGCCGGGGACGGCATGAGCTCCTCCGTCTATGAGGGCTTCCCGGATATCCAGTCGCACAAGCTGTTCCAGCAGTATGTGGCGAAGATCATCATCGGCGAATGGCCGCTCGAGAAGTTCGACGAGTTCGTGGAGAAGTGGAAGTCTTCCGGCGGCGACGCGGTCACGAAGCGCGTGCAGGAATGGTACGCACGCGTGGAACAGTACCGGAAGCAGCAGCCGTAG